The following proteins are co-located in the Meriones unguiculatus strain TT.TT164.6M chromosome 4, Bangor_MerUng_6.1, whole genome shotgun sequence genome:
- the Eif6 gene encoding eukaryotic translation initiation factor 6, giving the protein MAVRASFENNCEVGCFAKLTNTYCLVAIGGSENFYSVFEGELSETIPVVHASIAGCRIIGRMCVGNRHGLLVPNNTTDQELQHIRNSLPDSVQIRRVEERLSALGNVTTCNDYVALVHPDLDRETEEILADVLKVEVFRQTVADQVLVGSYCVFSNQGGLVHPKTSIEDQDELSSLLQVPLVAGTVNRGSEVIAAGMVVNDWCAFCGLDTTSTELSVVESVFKLNEAKPSTIATSMRDSLIDSLT; this is encoded by the exons ATGGCGGTCAGAGCGTCGTTCGAGAACAACTGTGAGGTCGGTTGTTTTGCCAAACTCACCAACACCTACTGCCTAGTGGCCATCGGAGGATCAGAGAACTTCTACAG TGTGTTCGAGGGCGAACTCTCCGAAACCATTCCTGTGGTGCACGCATCCATCGCCGGCTGCCGAATCATCGGGCGCATGTGTGTGG GGAACAGGCATGGGCTACTGGTGCCCAATAACACCACCGACCAGGAGCTGCAGCACATCCGCAACAGCCTTCCGGACTCAGTGCAGATACGGCGGGTGGAGGAGCGGCTCTCGGCCCTTGGCAATGTCACCACCTGCAATGACTATGTGGCCTTGGTCCACCCAGACTTGGACAGG GAGACAGAAGAAATCCTGGCTGATGTACTCAAAGTGGAAGTCTTCAGACAGACAGTTGCCGACCAGGTGTTAGTAGGAAGCTACTGTGTCTTCAGTAATCAGGGAGGTCTGGTACACCCTAAAACTTCAATCGAAGACCAGGATGAGCTGTCCTCACTTCTTCAGGTTCCCCTTGTG GCAGGCACTGTGAATCGAGGCAGCGAGGTGATTGCTGCTGGGATGGTAGTGAACGATTGGTGTGCTTTCTGTGGTCTGGACACAACCAGTACAGAGCTGTCAGTGGTGGAAAGCGTCTTCAAGCTAAATGAAGCCAAGCCTAGTACCATTGCCACCAGCATGCGGGATTCCCTCATCGACAG
- the Fam83c gene encoding protein FAM83C, with protein MAGPLRSRVEELKRPWWRESAPLVLQHSEAARLATDALLERGEAAYLHVISEERELPFLSALDVNYMISHVRGAPELSESQGSETLGQDRLSMLSEVTSGTYFPMVSDLDPPDLDLGWPEVPQATGFGPTQAVVHFQRDKGKSIKDLLRFLFSQAQTVVAVVMDIFTDMELLCDLMEASSRRGVPVYLLLAQEHLKYFLEMCHKMDLNGGHLVNMRVRSTCGDTYCSKAGRRFTGQALEKFVIIDCEQVVAGSYSFTWLCSQAHTSMVLQLRGHIVEDFDREFRCLYAESQPVDGFCGNEDPLLPRVPRPPPVTLAFGPGLPSATGSSPSCNSLSSIKHSPLLGRSSYLALPGGGGCSDMGISSSSPGPAHHEVGGQPSLYRQLSDPNHISSPGPYRANLSKLGASPWSQSSPALNHSSASPLTLTVGSPLLPCSRPLLHLTRGVPALSQLPENGFLASQEPSLPRGRWVTGTALETVKEKKASLSQSHDHLDRLVPFPKAEAGGPSSRVPANSDSLQRGEQALDDRRLSLSHSYSQLDLLSQGHGAPESGSLRPGDLGLEDRKLSLNQSHGQMDLLPQNPKAQASKITPDASSSARLGKESLDERRQTLGHSQLDLITKFGPFRSEGPGPSGPPEPSPVPMVGAGSADEKRLTLGHSKLDLITKYHHLQGPRPRPEPGLMAAPISGHQNGSSNDLFAPEKRLTLGHSKLDLITKYNKSKFKQLRSRFES; from the exons ATGGCCGGACCCCTGCGGAGCCGGGTGGAGGAGCTGAAGCGGCCCTGGTGGAGGGAGAGCGCCCCCCTGGTGCTCCAGCACAGCGAGGCTGCAAGGCTGGCGACAGACGCCCTCCTGGAGCGGGGTGAGGCTGCCTACCTTCACGTCATCTCTGAAGAGCGGGAGCTGCCCTTCCTGAGTGCCCTGGACGTGAACTACATGATCAGCCACGTGCGTGGGGCTCCCGAGCTCAGCGAGTCCCAGGGGTCAGAGACCTTAGGGCAGGACCGCCTCAGCATGCTCTCCGAGGTTACCTCAGGCACCTACTTCCCCATGGTTTCTGACTTAGACCCCCCAGATCTGGACCTGGGCTGGCCCGAAGTGCCGCAGGCCACAGGGTTCGGCCCCACCCAGGCCGTGGTTCACTTCCAGCGGGACAAGGGCAAGAGCATCAAGGACCTGCTGCGATTCCTCTTCAGCCAGGCCCAGACG GTGGTGGCTGTGGTGATGGACATATTCACTGACATGGAACTGCTGTGTGACCTCATGGAGGCCTCCAGCCGGCGTGGCGTGCCCGTCTACCTCCTTCTGGCTCAGGAGCACCTGAAGTACTTCCTGGAGATGTGCCATAAGATGGACCTCAACGGGGGTCATCTGGTG AACATGCGTGTGCGGAGCACATGTGGAGACACGTACTGCAGCAAGGCAGGCCGCCGGTTCACGGGGCAGGCCCTGGAGAAGTTTGTCATCATTGACTGTGAGCAGGTGGTGGCGGGCAGTTACAG CTTCACGTGGCTTTGCAGCCAGGCCCACACCAGCATGGTCCTGCAGCTGAGGGGCCACATCGTGGAAGACTTTGATCGGGAGTTCCGATGCCTGTACGCAGAGTCGCAGCCTGTGGATGGCTTCTGCGGCAATGAGGATCCACTGCTTCCCCGGGTACCTCGGCCTCCCCCTGTGACCCTGGCCTTTGGACCCGGACTTCCGAGCGCTACAGGCTCCTCGCCCTCCTGTAACAGCCTCAGCAGCATCAAGCACTCACCTCTTCTGGGCCGTTCTTCCTATCTCGCTCTACCGGGAGGTGGTGGCTGTAGTGACATGGGTATAAGTTCCTCATCCCCAGGTCCTGCCCACCACGAAGTTGGTGGCCAGCCATCCCTGTACCGTCAGCTTTCAGATCCTAACCATATCTCCTCTCCTGGACCCTACAGGGCCAACCTAAGCAAGCTGGGGGCATCTCCATGGTCCCAGTCCTCTCCTGCCCTCAACCACAGCAGTGCCAGTCCCTTGACCCTGACAGTGGGGTCACCTTTGCTCCCATGTTCCCGCCCTCTCCTCCACCTTACTAGGGGGGTCCCAGCCCTGTCCCAGCTCCCAGAGAATGGGTTCCTAGCAAGCCAAGAGCCTAGCCTGCCACGAGGCCGCTGGGTAACTGGCACAGCTCTGGAGACGGTGAAAGAGAAGAAGGCATCTCTGAGCCAGAGCCACGATCACCTGGATCGCCTTGTCCCCTTCCctaaagcagaagcaggaggcccCAGCTCTAGAGTACCCGCCAACTCAGATTCCCTTCAGCGTGGCGAGCAGGCTCTAGATGACAGGAGATTGTCCCTGAGCCACAGTTACAGCCAGCTGGATCTCCTGTCCCAAGGTCATGGGGCCCCTGAGTCAGGGTCCCTCAGACCTGGTGATCTGGGTCTAGAGGACAGGAAACTGTCCCTAAACCAGAGCCATGGCCAAATGGACCTCCTGCCACAAAACCCCAAGGCCCAGGCCTCTAAAATAACTCCTGATGCCAGTTCTTCAGCCAGGCTTGGCAAGGAGAGTCTAGATGAACGGCGTCAGACCCTGGGCCACAGTCAGCTGGACCTCATCACCAAGTTTGGGCCATTCAGGAGTGAGGGGCCTGGGCCCAGTGGTCCCCCAGAACCAAGCCCAGTTCCCATGGTGGGAGCTGGCTCTGCAGATGAGAAGCGCCTGACTCTGGGCCACAGCAAACTGGACCTCATCACCAAATATCATCACTTACAGGGTCCCAGGCCCAGACCTGAGCCGGGCCTCATGGCAGCTCCCATCAGTGGCCATCAAAATGGTAGTAGCAATGACCTGTTTGCACCTGAGAAACGGCTGACTTTAGGCCACAGCAAACTGGACCTCATCACTAAGTACAACAAGTCCAAATTCAAGCAGCTCCGAAGTCGCTTTGAGTCCTAG